One Pseudonocardia abyssalis DNA segment encodes these proteins:
- a CDS encoding App1 family protein has protein sequence MTARGWRRQFTYALLRLEDVVEAGIATGAKLGGHRHPVIIPFIGHGTTARARVGARLVLGRRAAVEPQALAVRVGDSTPSPRSRRATLRVSLARFLTVEVPRAEVTIHAPGGDVVVRTNRDGYIDHELQLSGVEPGWLEIALSGPDGATATARVLLVDPVVDVGVISDVDDTILHTGLTRGLDFLKATLLTDVEERTPLPGAAALYRALVTKPGKPERPMFYVSTSPWNLHEMLLQFVSMRGFPLGPLLLTDWGPSHTGLFRIGAQAHKPALVRRLLDEHPQLRLVLIGDSGQEDPEIYADIARECPGRVAAIYIRRVTGLDLGRNDEIDALAAEITALGVPMRAVDDSIQIAEHAAEHDLLDAAAVATVRAELG, from the coding sequence GTGACGGCACGGGGTTGGCGCAGACAGTTCACCTACGCACTACTGCGTCTGGAGGACGTCGTCGAGGCGGGGATCGCGACCGGGGCCAAGCTCGGCGGCCACCGGCACCCGGTGATCATCCCGTTCATCGGGCACGGCACCACCGCCCGCGCACGGGTCGGGGCGCGGCTCGTCCTGGGCCGCCGGGCCGCAGTGGAACCGCAGGCGCTCGCCGTCAGGGTCGGCGACTCCACGCCCTCGCCGCGCTCGCGCCGCGCGACGCTGCGCGTGAGCCTCGCGCGCTTCCTCACCGTCGAGGTCCCGCGCGCGGAGGTCACGATCCACGCCCCCGGTGGCGACGTCGTCGTCCGCACCAACCGCGACGGCTACATCGACCACGAGCTGCAGCTCTCGGGTGTCGAGCCGGGTTGGCTGGAGATCGCGCTGTCCGGGCCCGACGGCGCCACGGCGACGGCGCGCGTGCTGCTCGTCGACCCGGTCGTCGACGTGGGCGTGATCAGCGACGTCGACGACACGATCCTGCACACCGGGCTCACCCGCGGGCTGGACTTCCTCAAGGCCACACTGCTCACCGACGTCGAGGAGCGCACCCCGCTGCCCGGCGCGGCCGCGCTGTACCGCGCGCTGGTGACGAAGCCCGGCAAGCCCGAGCGGCCGATGTTCTACGTGTCGACGAGCCCGTGGAACCTGCACGAGATGCTGCTGCAGTTCGTCTCGATGCGCGGGTTCCCGCTGGGTCCGCTGCTGCTCACCGACTGGGGCCCGTCGCACACGGGGTTGTTCCGCATCGGCGCGCAGGCCCACAAGCCGGCCCTGGTGCGCCGCCTGCTCGACGAGCACCCGCAGCTGCGGCTCGTGCTGATCGGCGACAGCGGCCAGGAGGACCCCGAGATCTACGCCGACATCGCGCGGGAGTGCCCGGGCCGCGTCGCCGCGATCTACATCCGCCGCGTCACCGGCCTCGACCTGGGCCGCAACGACGAGATCGACGCCCTCGCCGCCGAGATCACCGCACTCGGGGTCCCGATGCGAGCGGTCGACGACAGCATCCAGATCGCCGAGCACGCGGCGGAGCACGACCTGCTCGACGCCGCGGCGGTGGCGACGGTCCGCGCCGAGCTCGGCTGA
- a CDS encoding MIP/aquaporin family protein: protein MKNSYLGELSAEFLGTMILILFGTGVVAQVVTTPDGSLGDHDSITWAWGIGVTLGVYVAARLSGAHLNPAVTIALAAFKGFSWRKVAPYALAQTAGAFVAALIVRFVYSDLINKVDPGHTIATQGIFSTLPGNGVEGVGVGTAFFDQIVGTAILVFVIFALTTAANNPPMANLGPVVVGLLVVGIGMAWGANAGYAINPARDFGPRLASFVTGYTTAFLDQNGDLYFWLPIIAPIIGGLIGGALFTYMIEGFLPNEPEAVVVSEPNQNA, encoded by the coding sequence ATGAAGAACTCCTACCTGGGTGAGCTGAGTGCCGAGTTCCTCGGCACCATGATCCTCATCCTGTTCGGTACGGGGGTGGTGGCGCAGGTCGTCACCACACCCGACGGCAGCCTCGGCGACCACGACTCGATCACGTGGGCCTGGGGCATCGGCGTCACGCTGGGCGTCTACGTCGCGGCCCGGCTGTCCGGCGCGCACCTCAACCCGGCGGTGACGATCGCGCTCGCCGCGTTCAAGGGTTTCTCCTGGCGCAAGGTGGCGCCGTACGCGCTCGCGCAGACCGCGGGCGCGTTCGTCGCCGCGCTGATCGTGCGCTTCGTCTACTCCGACCTGATCAACAAGGTCGACCCGGGCCACACCATCGCCACGCAGGGCATCTTCTCGACACTGCCCGGCAACGGGGTCGAGGGCGTCGGCGTCGGCACGGCGTTCTTCGACCAGATCGTCGGCACCGCGATCCTCGTGTTCGTCATCTTCGCGCTGACGACCGCGGCCAACAACCCGCCGATGGCGAACCTCGGGCCGGTGGTCGTCGGGCTGCTCGTCGTCGGCATCGGCATGGCGTGGGGCGCGAACGCCGGCTACGCGATCAACCCGGCCCGGGACTTCGGTCCGCGGCTGGCGTCGTTCGTCACCGGCTACACGACCGCGTTCCTCGACCAGAACGGCGATCTCTACTTCTGGTTGCCGATCATCGCCCCGATCATCGGGGGCCTGATCGGCGGGGCGCTGTTCACGTACATGATCGAGGGGTTCCTGCCGAACGAACCGGAGGCCGTCGTGGTGTCCGAGCCCAACCAGAACGCCTGA
- a CDS encoding IclR family transcriptional regulator codes for MPGSIQSIERAAAMLRLLGSTDRPLGINEMAAALDLPRPTAHGIVRTLREVGFVEQDPSSRYVLGSALRELGRGGWDRHDLRARAMNWADSLAGSTGLAVQLGVPDAGAVRLVHHVFRPDGTPQSIRTGDEQPLHATALGKCLLAFAPVATPPPRDLTLTRYTGRTCVTVAALDAQLAVARRRGWAGDSGEFAPGVGGAAVALRGSGGLVAGAIGVVGPVEELFGIGGELRAAVAVHLVAAAREISASLVEGTA; via the coding sequence ATGCCGGGTTCCATCCAGTCGATCGAGCGCGCCGCCGCGATGCTGCGGCTCCTGGGCAGCACCGACCGGCCGCTGGGGATCAACGAGATGGCCGCGGCGCTGGACCTGCCCCGGCCCACCGCGCACGGGATCGTCCGCACGCTGCGCGAGGTCGGGTTCGTCGAGCAGGACCCGTCGTCGCGCTACGTGCTGGGCAGCGCGCTGCGCGAGCTGGGCCGCGGTGGCTGGGACCGGCACGACCTGCGTGCCCGGGCCATGAACTGGGCCGACTCGTTGGCCGGGAGCACCGGGCTCGCCGTCCAGCTCGGCGTGCCCGACGCGGGCGCGGTGCGGCTGGTGCACCACGTCTTCCGCCCGGACGGCACGCCGCAGTCCATCCGCACCGGCGACGAGCAGCCGTTGCACGCCACCGCACTGGGCAAGTGCCTGCTCGCGTTCGCCCCCGTCGCGACGCCACCCCCACGGGACCTGACGCTCACCCGCTACACCGGCCGCACCTGCGTCACCGTCGCGGCGCTGGACGCCCAGCTCGCGGTGGCGCGGCGGCGCGGCTGGGCGGGCGACAGCGGGGAGTTCGCGCCCGGCGTCGGTGGTGCCGCGGTGGCACTGCGGGGCAGCGGCGGCCTGGTGGCGGGGGCGATCGGCGTCGTCGGGCCGGTGGAGGAGCTGTTCGGGATCGGCGGCGAGCTGCGGGCGGCGGTGGCGGTGCACCTGGTCGCGGCCGCACGGGAGATCTCGGCGTCGCTGGTGGAGGGGACGGCGTGA
- a CDS encoding sucrase ferredoxin produces the protein MTRCADLAGDDAREGTAPPGDHWFLVEHPGPWGRVAFAQSGFPPAVVAAMDGWVRSERGRVLLIRRPGRRVGTGPRRWFRVDSRPGHESVRTGTVADDTGLIGALHGGGSLHDGALNLVCAHGRHDACCAVRGRPLAAALAAADPEGTWECSHIGGCRFAPALVLLPHGFVLGGMAPSEGVAAAAGYADGVIDPGYLRGRSTDPPAVQAAQCHARLVTGEHGVDALRLVTVEAPEPGRWRVVLGDPDVVVELAEHRVDAGRPLTCAATGNGWLREFDVLGTT, from the coding sequence ATGACCCGCTGCGCCGATCTGGCCGGTGACGACGCCCGCGAGGGCACCGCGCCGCCCGGGGACCACTGGTTCCTCGTCGAGCACCCGGGGCCGTGGGGGCGGGTGGCGTTCGCGCAGTCCGGGTTCCCCCCGGCCGTCGTCGCGGCGATGGACGGATGGGTGCGCTCCGAGCGGGGCCGGGTGCTGCTGATCCGGCGTCCGGGACGGCGGGTCGGGACCGGGCCGCGGCGCTGGTTCCGCGTCGACTCGCGGCCGGGGCACGAATCGGTGCGGACGGGGACGGTCGCCGACGACACCGGGCTGATCGGCGCCCTGCACGGCGGGGGCTCGCTGCACGACGGCGCGCTGAACCTGGTCTGCGCGCACGGCCGCCACGACGCCTGCTGCGCGGTGCGCGGCCGTCCACTCGCCGCCGCACTGGCCGCCGCCGATCCGGAGGGCACCTGGGAGTGCTCGCACATCGGGGGCTGCCGCTTCGCCCCCGCGCTCGTGCTGCTCCCCCACGGGTTCGTCCTCGGCGGGATGGCCCCGTCCGAGGGCGTCGCGGCGGCGGCGGGCTACGCGGACGGGGTGATCGACCCCGGGTACCTGCGCGGCCGCTCCACCGACCCGCCGGCGGTGCAGGCCGCGCAGTGCCACGCGCGGCTGGTCACGGGCGAGCACGGCGTCGACGCGCTGCGGCTCGTCACGGTCGAGGCCCCCGAGCCCGGCCGGTGGCGGGTGGTGCTGGGCGATCCGGACGTCGTCGTGGAGCTGGCGGAGCACCGCGTCGACGCCGGACGGCCGCTGACCTGCGCCGCGACGGGCAACGGGTGGCTGCGGGAGTTCGACGTGCTCGGGACGACGTAG
- the glpK gene encoding glycerol kinase GlpK yields the protein MAEFVGAVDQGTTSTRFMIFDHSGNEVGRHQLEHEQILPQAGWVEHNPVEIWERTSAVIQTGLNKTGLSASDLVALGITNQRETAVVWNRRTGRPLYNAIVWQDTRTDRIATALDKDGRGDVIRQKAGLPPATYFSGGKIQWILENVDGARELAESGDAIFGNTDTWLIWQLTGGVNGGVHVTDPTNASRTMLMNLETLDWDDELLGFFDIPRSMLPEIKPSSCPGGYGTTLTNGPFGGEVLITGDLGDQQTATVGQVCFAPGEAKNTYGTGNFMLLNTGTELVRSKAGLLTTVGYKFGDEPVVYCLEGSIAVTGSAIQWLRDQLGIISGASESETLARQVEDNGGVYFVPAFSGLFAPYWRSDARGAIVGLSRYNTNAHLARAALEAICYQSRDVAEAMEKDSGVHLEVLKVDGGVTANELCMQIQADVLGVPVSRPVVAETTALGAAYAAGLAVGFWKNTDELRTNWNESKQWTPEWSEDQRDAGYAQWKKAVTRTLDWVDVG from the coding sequence ATGGCAGAGTTCGTCGGAGCCGTCGACCAGGGCACCACCAGCACCCGCTTCATGATCTTCGATCACAGCGGCAACGAGGTGGGCCGCCACCAGCTCGAGCACGAGCAGATCCTCCCGCAGGCCGGCTGGGTCGAGCACAACCCCGTCGAGATCTGGGAGCGCACCTCCGCCGTCATCCAGACCGGGCTGAACAAGACCGGGCTGTCGGCGTCGGACCTGGTCGCGCTGGGGATCACCAACCAGCGCGAGACCGCGGTGGTGTGGAACAGGCGCACCGGCCGCCCGCTCTACAACGCGATCGTCTGGCAGGACACCCGCACCGACCGCATCGCCACCGCCCTGGACAAGGACGGCCGCGGCGACGTCATCCGGCAGAAGGCCGGGCTGCCCCCGGCCACGTACTTCTCCGGCGGCAAGATCCAGTGGATCCTGGAGAACGTCGACGGGGCGCGCGAGCTCGCCGAGAGCGGCGACGCGATCTTCGGCAACACCGACACGTGGCTGATCTGGCAGCTCACCGGGGGCGTGAACGGAGGGGTGCACGTCACCGACCCGACCAACGCCAGCCGCACCATGCTGATGAACCTCGAGACCCTCGACTGGGACGACGAGCTGCTCGGCTTCTTCGACATCCCGCGCTCGATGCTGCCGGAGATCAAGCCCAGCTCCTGCCCCGGCGGCTACGGCACGACGCTGACGAACGGCCCGTTCGGCGGCGAGGTGCTCATCACCGGCGACCTCGGCGACCAGCAGACCGCCACCGTCGGCCAGGTCTGCTTCGCCCCCGGCGAGGCCAAGAACACCTACGGCACCGGCAACTTCATGCTGCTCAACACCGGCACCGAGCTGGTGCGGTCGAAGGCGGGCCTGCTGACGACCGTGGGCTACAAGTTCGGCGACGAGCCCGTCGTCTACTGCCTGGAGGGGTCGATCGCCGTCACCGGCTCGGCCATCCAGTGGCTGCGCGACCAGCTCGGCATCATCTCCGGCGCCTCGGAGAGCGAGACGCTGGCCCGCCAGGTCGAGGACAACGGCGGCGTCTACTTCGTGCCCGCGTTCTCCGGGCTGTTCGCGCCCTACTGGCGCTCCGACGCCCGCGGCGCGATCGTCGGCCTGTCGCGCTACAACACCAACGCGCACCTGGCCCGCGCCGCGCTGGAGGCGATCTGCTACCAGAGCCGCGACGTCGCCGAGGCGATGGAGAAGGACTCCGGGGTGCACCTGGAGGTGCTCAAGGTCGACGGCGGCGTCACCGCCAACGAGCTGTGCATGCAGATCCAGGCCGACGTGCTCGGCGTGCCGGTCAGCCGGCCCGTCGTCGCGGAGACGACGGCACTGGGCGCGGCGTACGCGGCCGGGCTCGCCGTGGGCTTCTGGAAGAACACCGACGAGTTGCGCACCAACTGGAACGAGTCGAAGCAGTGGACACCGGAGTGGTCCGAGGACCAGCGTGACGCTGGTTACGCGCAGTGGAAGAAGGCCGTCACGCGGACGTTGGACTGGGTAGACGTGGGCTGA
- a CDS encoding threonine ammonia-lyase — protein sequence MSDLISIDDIAAAGARIAGHVVRTPTVESPGLSAHLGVPVALKLELLQRTGSFKPRGAFHKLLGLSPAERAAGVVAVSGGNHGLAVADTAGALGIAATIVMPSSVPERAVSTCRASGAEVRLTDDMAGAFALLDELVAGGMTLVHPFDDRDVIAAQGTVGAEFEADAPGLTDVLVSIGGGALISGIAAAFAGSGVRVWGVETEGADAMSQALAAGAPVSFTPTSVVSTLSAPYVTPLTLDHVRSLVEDVLVVSDADAVRGTLTLAERAKVWAEPAAGCLVPAALRVLDRVGPDARLGLVVCGGNATTADLAVWTGRFAATPFPPREPAAA from the coding sequence GTGAGCGACCTGATCTCCATCGACGACATCGCCGCCGCCGGGGCCCGCATCGCCGGGCACGTGGTGCGCACCCCGACCGTGGAGTCCCCCGGGCTCTCGGCGCACCTGGGCGTGCCCGTCGCGCTCAAGCTCGAGCTGCTGCAGCGGACCGGGTCGTTCAAGCCGCGTGGGGCGTTCCACAAGCTCCTCGGGCTCTCCCCCGCCGAACGCGCCGCCGGGGTGGTGGCGGTCAGCGGCGGCAACCACGGGCTCGCCGTCGCCGACACCGCCGGGGCGTTGGGGATCGCGGCGACGATCGTCATGCCGTCGTCGGTGCCGGAGCGGGCCGTGTCGACGTGCCGCGCCTCCGGGGCCGAGGTCCGGCTCACCGACGACATGGCGGGCGCGTTCGCCCTGCTCGACGAGCTGGTCGCGGGCGGGATGACGCTCGTGCACCCGTTCGACGACCGGGACGTCATCGCCGCGCAGGGAACGGTCGGCGCCGAGTTCGAGGCCGACGCCCCCGGGCTGACCGACGTGCTGGTGAGCATCGGCGGCGGCGCGCTGATCTCCGGGATCGCGGCGGCGTTCGCGGGATCGGGCGTACGCGTGTGGGGTGTGGAGACCGAGGGGGCCGATGCGATGTCGCAGGCGCTCGCCGCGGGGGCGCCGGTGTCGTTCACCCCGACGTCGGTGGTGAGCACGCTGAGTGCGCCGTACGTGACGCCGCTGACGCTCGACCACGTGCGCTCGCTCGTCGAGGACGTCCTGGTGGTGTCCGATGCCGACGCCGTGCGCGGCACCCTCACCCTCGCCGAGCGGGCGAAGGTCTGGGCGGAGCCCGCGGCCGGGTGCCTGGTGCCGGCGGCGCTGCGGGTGCTCGACCGCGTCGGGCCGGACGCCCGGCTGGGCCTGGTGGTCTGCGGCGGCAACGCCACGACCGCCGACCTGGCGGTGTGGAC
- a CDS encoding glycerol-3-phosphate dehydrogenase/oxidase, with amino-acid sequence MRSVALSPAARESALEAMASTELDVLVVGGGVVGAGSALDAATRGLTVGLVEARDFASGTSSRSSKLIHGGLRYLEMLDFRLVAEALSERGLLIEKLAPHLIRPVPFIYPLRHRAWERIYAGAGVALYDVLARASGHSAGLPLHRHLTRRGARRIVPSLRKDALVGALQYYDAQVDDARHTMFIARTAAAYGAHVATRSRVVGLLREGERVTGAEVHDLESGRTIKVHAKQVINATGVWTDDTQSMVGERGQFKVRASKGIHLVVPRDRIQGDSGLILRTEKSVLFVIPWGRHWIVGTTDTDWDLDKAHPAASAADIDYLLDHVNEVLEQPLTHADVEGVYAGLRPLLSGESDATSKLSREHAVAHTAPGLVVVAGGKYTTYRIMAKDAVDAAVHALDAKVPSSVTENVPLLGAEGFTALKNARYVLAAQYGLHEARIAHLLGRYGSMIHEVLDLVAGDPTLGEPLAGAPDYLRAEIVYAAQYEGARHLEDVLARRTRISIETFDRGIGSVDEAAALIAPVLGWSDDQIAREVEHYRKRVDAERESQKMPDDETADSARMGAPEVVPLR; translated from the coding sequence ATGAGATCGGTCGCGCTCTCCCCCGCCGCACGGGAGTCGGCACTGGAGGCGATGGCGTCGACCGAACTCGACGTGCTGGTCGTCGGGGGCGGTGTCGTGGGTGCGGGAAGCGCCCTCGACGCCGCCACCCGGGGGCTGACCGTCGGGCTCGTCGAGGCCCGCGACTTCGCGTCGGGGACGTCGAGCAGGTCGAGCAAGCTCATCCACGGCGGCCTGCGCTACCTGGAGATGCTGGACTTCCGGCTGGTCGCCGAGGCCCTCTCCGAGCGCGGCCTGCTCATCGAGAAGCTGGCCCCGCACCTCATCCGACCGGTGCCGTTCATCTACCCGCTCAGGCACCGCGCCTGGGAGCGGATCTACGCCGGGGCCGGGGTGGCGCTCTACGACGTGCTCGCCCGCGCGTCCGGACACAGCGCGGGGCTGCCGCTGCACCGCCACCTCACCCGCCGCGGCGCGCGCCGGATCGTGCCGTCGCTGCGCAAGGACGCACTCGTCGGCGCGCTGCAGTACTACGACGCGCAGGTCGACGACGCCCGGCACACGATGTTCATCGCCCGCACCGCCGCCGCGTACGGCGCGCACGTGGCCACCCGCTCGCGCGTGGTCGGCCTGCTGCGCGAGGGCGAGCGCGTCACCGGGGCCGAGGTCCACGACCTGGAGTCCGGCCGCACGATCAAGGTGCACGCCAAGCAGGTCATCAACGCCACCGGGGTGTGGACCGACGACACCCAGTCGATGGTCGGCGAGCGCGGGCAGTTCAAGGTCCGGGCGAGCAAGGGCATCCACCTGGTCGTGCCGCGCGACCGCATCCAGGGCGACTCGGGGCTGATCCTGCGCACCGAGAAGTCGGTGCTGTTCGTCATCCCGTGGGGGCGGCACTGGATCGTCGGCACCACCGACACCGACTGGGACCTCGACAAGGCCCACCCGGCCGCGTCGGCCGCCGACATCGACTACCTGCTCGACCACGTCAACGAGGTGCTGGAGCAGCCGCTCACGCACGCCGACGTGGAGGGCGTCTACGCCGGGCTGCGGCCGCTGCTCTCGGGCGAGTCCGACGCCACGTCGAAGCTGTCGCGCGAGCACGCGGTGGCGCACACCGCGCCGGGGCTCGTCGTCGTCGCCGGGGGGAAGTACACGACCTACCGGATCATGGCCAAGGACGCCGTGGACGCGGCGGTGCACGCGCTCGACGCGAAGGTGCCGAGCTCGGTCACCGAGAACGTGCCGCTGCTCGGCGCCGAGGGGTTCACCGCGCTGAAGAACGCCCGGTACGTCCTGGCCGCGCAGTACGGGCTGCACGAGGCCCGGATCGCGCACCTGCTGGGCCGCTACGGGTCGATGATCCACGAGGTGCTCGACCTCGTGGCGGGCGATCCGACGCTCGGCGAGCCGCTCGCCGGGGCACCGGACTACCTGCGCGCCGAGATCGTCTACGCGGCGCAGTACGAGGGCGCCCGCCACCTGGAGGACGTCCTCGCCCGCCGCACCCGGATCTCGATCGAGACGTTCGACCGGGGCATCGGGTCGGTCGACGAGGCCGCCGCGCTCATCGCCCCCGTCCTGGGGTGGAGCGACGACCAGATCGCGCGCGAGGTGGAGCACTACCGCAAGCGCGTCGACGCCGAGCGGGAGAGCCAGAAGATGCCCGACGACGAGACCGCCGACTCCGCCCGGATGGGGGCGCCGGAAGTGGTCCCGCTGCGCTGA
- a CDS encoding DUF1345 domain-containing protein has product MTGPAWRRRTRGEHRWPALLAVVVAIALQLGLPDQVTPTPRWLLPGLEALLIVVLLVSNPLRIDRASQRLRVLGIGLASLVGLATALSVVGLVVGLVDGRFGDDAAPLLATGGAIWLTNVIAFALLYWEFDRGGPADRAAGVAEHPDFLFAQMQTPDVSDPDWEPVFVDYLYVSFTNSTAFSPTDTLPLSRWTKVAMLVQALVSLVTVALVVARAVNVLG; this is encoded by the coding sequence GTGACGGGACCGGCGTGGCGGCGGCGGACGCGGGGCGAGCACCGCTGGCCCGCGCTGCTCGCCGTGGTCGTCGCGATCGCGCTGCAGCTCGGCCTGCCCGACCAGGTGACGCCGACCCCGCGCTGGCTGCTGCCGGGGCTGGAGGCGCTGCTCATCGTGGTGCTGCTGGTGAGCAACCCGCTGCGCATCGACCGGGCGTCGCAGCGGCTGCGGGTGCTCGGCATCGGGTTGGCGTCGCTCGTCGGGCTGGCGACGGCGCTGTCGGTCGTCGGCCTGGTGGTGGGGCTCGTCGACGGCCGGTTCGGCGACGACGCCGCTCCCCTGCTCGCCACCGGCGGGGCGATCTGGCTGACCAACGTCATCGCGTTCGCGCTGCTGTACTGGGAGTTCGACCGCGGCGGCCCGGCCGACCGCGCGGCGGGCGTCGCGGAGCACCCGGACTTCCTGTTCGCCCAGATGCAGACCCCCGACGTGTCCGACCCGGACTGGGAACCGGTGTTCGTCGACTACCTCTACGTGTCCTTCACCAACTCCACCGCGTTCAGCCCCACCGACACGCTGCCGCTCTCGCGGTGGACGAAGGTCGCGATGCTCGTGCAGGCGCTGGTGTCGCTCGTGACGGTGGCGCTGGTCGTCGCGCGTGCGGTGAACGTGCTCGGCTGA
- a CDS encoding HAD hydrolase-like protein, with amino-acid sequence MRTVLLDLDGTLVDSAALITEHLSAALRTLGVARMPHELLPLVGPPFETALPALGLTAEQTATAIAAYRATYNPVAPTETPLYPGTVGILGRLGGLRLVVATSKPEEVARGIVEGVGIGGHFELVAGSAQPVGRVGKAAVIGSALTRLGLDPAREPVVMVGDRHHDVDGAAEFGIPTVGVAWGYALPGELSGAAKIVADADALVDALTGDAHWSSRP; translated from the coding sequence GTGCGAACCGTGCTCCTCGACCTCGACGGCACGCTCGTCGACTCCGCCGCGCTGATCACCGAGCACCTCTCCGCCGCGCTGCGCACGCTCGGGGTCGCCCGGATGCCGCACGAACTGCTCCCGCTCGTCGGCCCGCCGTTCGAGACGGCTCTGCCGGCCCTGGGCCTCACCGCGGAGCAGACCGCCACCGCGATCGCGGCGTACCGCGCCACCTACAACCCCGTCGCACCCACCGAGACGCCGCTCTACCCCGGCACCGTCGGGATCCTGGGGCGCCTGGGCGGGCTGCGGCTGGTCGTGGCCACGTCGAAGCCGGAGGAGGTGGCGCGCGGGATCGTCGAGGGCGTCGGGATCGGCGGGCACTTCGAGCTCGTCGCGGGCTCCGCCCAGCCGGTCGGACGCGTGGGCAAGGCCGCCGTCATCGGATCGGCACTCACCCGGCTGGGGCTCGACCCGGCGCGCGAGCCCGTCGTGATGGTCGGCGACCGCCACCACGACGTCGACGGGGCCGCGGAGTTCGGCATCCCGACCGTCGGCGTGGCGTGGGGCTACGCGCTGCCCGGCGAGCTGAGCGGGGCGGCGAAGATCGTCGCCGACGCCGACGCGCTGGTCGACGCCCTCACCGGCGACGCGCACTGGTCCTCTCGCCCCTGA
- the glpK gene encoding glycerol kinase GlpK, which translates to MGQAVKGERVVAAIDQGTTSTRCLLYNRSGRMLAVAQREHRQHYPAPGLVEHDAAEIWRNVTRVVPAALRSAGLGSEDLVGLGIANQRETTVVWNRHTGVPISRAVTWQDTRTDGIVSRLVEDGHGPLITRVCGLAPATYFAGPRLRWILDHVPGAREGAEAGDLLFGTMESWLIWNLTGVHVTDVTNASRTMLMDLRSLEWSDALLDVLDVPRRMLPEIRSNAEVYGVCTTVLPGVPVAGALGDQHAALVGQACFSPGEAKCTYGTGAFLLMNTGSRIAESTHGLIPTVGYLLGDHPVYALEGAIAMTGSLVQWFRDSLGMIGSAAQIETLAETVEDNGGCYIVPAFSGLYSPRWHPDARGVMVGLTSFINRGHLARAVLEATGWQTREVVDAMNLDSGLPVTRLKVDGGMTANHLLMQFVADVLDVPVERPLGSEAVSLGAAYAAGLAVGHWSDVEVLRSNWHRAAAWEPAMDPDLRKREHSNWGRAVNRSYGWVQTSLD; encoded by the coding sequence GTGGGGCAGGCAGTGAAGGGGGAGCGCGTCGTCGCCGCGATCGACCAGGGCACCACGTCGACGCGCTGTCTGCTCTACAACCGCTCCGGCCGCATGCTCGCCGTCGCCCAGCGCGAGCACCGCCAGCACTACCCGGCGCCCGGGCTGGTCGAGCACGACGCCGCAGAGATCTGGCGCAACGTCACGCGTGTCGTGCCGGCCGCGCTGCGCAGCGCCGGGCTCGGGTCCGAGGACCTCGTCGGGCTCGGCATCGCCAACCAGCGCGAGACCACCGTCGTCTGGAACCGGCACACCGGCGTCCCGATCTCCCGCGCCGTCACCTGGCAGGACACCCGCACCGACGGGATCGTCTCGCGCCTGGTCGAGGACGGGCACGGGCCGTTGATCACGCGGGTCTGCGGCCTCGCCCCCGCCACGTACTTCGCCGGGCCGCGGCTGCGCTGGATCCTCGACCACGTGCCCGGTGCGCGCGAGGGTGCCGAGGCCGGTGACCTGCTGTTCGGCACGATGGAGAGCTGGCTGATCTGGAACCTGACGGGGGTGCACGTCACCGACGTCACCAACGCCAGCCGCACGATGCTGATGGACCTGCGCAGCCTGGAGTGGTCCGACGCCCTGCTCGACGTCCTCGACGTGCCGCGCCGGATGCTGCCGGAGATCCGCTCCAACGCCGAGGTCTACGGGGTCTGCACGACGGTGCTGCCCGGGGTGCCGGTCGCGGGCGCGCTCGGGGACCAGCACGCCGCGCTCGTCGGCCAGGCCTGCTTCTCCCCGGGCGAGGCCAAGTGCACCTACGGCACGGGCGCGTTCCTGCTGATGAACACCGGGTCGCGGATCGCGGAGTCGACGCACGGGCTGATCCCGACGGTCGGCTACCTGCTCGGGGACCACCCCGTCTACGCACTCGAGGGCGCCATCGCGATGACGGGCTCGCTCGTGCAGTGGTTCCGCGACTCGCTCGGCATGATCGGCAGCGCGGCGCAGATCGAGACGCTCGCCGAGACCGTCGAGGACAACGGGGGCTGCTACATCGTGCCCGCGTTCTCCGGGCTGTACTCCCCGCGCTGGCACCCCGACGCCCGCGGCGTCATGGTCGGGCTGACGTCGTTCATCAACCGCGGGCACCTGGCCCGCGCGGTGCTGGAGGCCACCGGCTGGCAGACGCGCGAGGTCGTGGACGCGATGAACCTCGATTCCGGCCTGCCCGTCACCCGGCTCAAGGTCGACGGCGGGATGACGGCCAACCACCTGCTCATGCAGTTCGTCGCCGACGTCCTCGACGTGCCGGTGGAGCGCCCGCTCGGCTCGGAGGCGGTGTCGCTGGGTGCGGCGTACGCGGCGGGGCTCGCGGTGGGGCACTGGTCCGACGTGGAGGTGCTGCGCTCCAACTGGCACCGCGCCGCGGCGTGGGAGCCGGCGATGGACCCCGACCTGCGCAAACGAGAGCACTCCAACTGGGGTCGCGCGGTGAACCGCAGCTACGGCTGGGTCCAGACCTCGCTCGACTGA